A window of the Arenibacter algicola genome harbors these coding sequences:
- a CDS encoding aminotransferase class I/II-fold pyridoxal phosphate-dependent enzyme, which translates to MRDLFDRIIENKGPLGKWASQAEGYFVFPKLEGPISNRMKFQGKEVITWSINDYLGLANLPEVKKVDGEAALEYGAAFPMGARMMSGHTEFHEQLEQELAAFVKKESAYLLNFGYQGMVSAIDALVSKDDIIVYDVDAHACIIDGVRLHMGKRFTFKHNDIESLEKNLDRAVKMAEQTGGGILVISEGVFGMRGEQGKLKEIVALKKKYKFRLFVDDAHGFGTLGETGAGAGEEQGIQDDIDVYFATFAKSMAGIGAFLAADKEIIEYLKYNLRSQMFAKSLPMIYVKGALKRLDMLRTQPELKAKLWENVNALQNGLKERGFDIGTTTSCVTPVYLNGSIPEAMALVKDLRENFGIFCSIVVYPVIPKGLILLRMIPTATHTLQDVSETLEAFSVIRERLQNGTYKRLSAAVAAAMGE; encoded by the coding sequence ATGAGAGATTTATTTGACAGAATTATTGAGAATAAAGGTCCTTTAGGAAAATGGGCCTCACAAGCCGAGGGATATTTTGTATTTCCTAAATTGGAAGGTCCTATATCTAACAGGATGAAGTTTCAAGGAAAGGAAGTAATCACTTGGAGTATTAATGATTACTTGGGATTGGCCAATTTACCGGAAGTAAAGAAGGTAGATGGCGAGGCAGCATTGGAATACGGTGCCGCTTTTCCTATGGGAGCAAGAATGATGAGTGGGCATACCGAATTCCACGAGCAATTGGAGCAGGAATTGGCTGCTTTTGTTAAAAAAGAATCTGCTTATTTGTTGAACTTTGGGTACCAAGGGATGGTTTCTGCCATTGACGCTTTGGTTTCCAAGGATGATATTATTGTATACGATGTTGATGCACATGCCTGTATTATAGATGGCGTACGTTTGCATATGGGTAAGCGTTTTACCTTTAAGCACAATGACATTGAAAGTCTTGAGAAAAACTTGGATCGGGCCGTTAAAATGGCAGAACAGACCGGAGGAGGTATTTTGGTAATATCCGAAGGTGTTTTTGGAATGCGCGGGGAACAGGGCAAGCTCAAGGAAATTGTTGCGCTTAAGAAAAAATATAAATTTAGATTGTTCGTAGATGATGCGCATGGTTTTGGAACCTTGGGAGAAACCGGGGCAGGAGCAGGTGAGGAGCAGGGAATTCAGGATGATATAGATGTTTACTTTGCAACTTTTGCCAAATCTATGGCCGGAATCGGAGCTTTTTTAGCTGCGGACAAAGAGATTATAGAATACCTTAAATACAACTTGCGATCTCAAATGTTCGCTAAATCATTACCAATGATTTATGTGAAAGGAGCACTTAAAAGGTTGGATATGCTACGCACCCAACCAGAACTTAAGGCCAAACTTTGGGAGAATGTTAATGCATTGCAGAACGGACTAAAGGAAAGAGGTTTTGATATAGGTACTACCACTAGTTGTGTTACACCGGTATATCTTAACGGTAGTATTCCAGAAGCCATGGCATTGGTAAAGGATTTAAGGGAGAATTTTGGTATTTTCTGCTCCATTGTAGTGTATCCGGTAATTCCTAAGGGCTTGATTCTTTTAAGAATGATTCCAACGGCCACACATACCTTACAGGATGTATCCGAAACCTTGGAGGCCTTCTCTGTAATACGTGAGCGATTACAGAATGGTACGTACAAAAGGCTGTCTGCGGCGGTAGCGGCAGCGATGGGAGAATAG
- a CDS encoding PLP-dependent cysteine synthase family protein — MEHKINAYNNLLELVGNTPLIKLNKIAANLEGNFYAKVEGFNPGHSSKDRIALYIIEEAERRGILKKGSTIIETTSGNTGFSIAMISIIKGYECILAVSSKSSKDKIDMLRSMGAKVYVCPAHVSADDPRSYYEVAKRLHEETEGSIYINQYFNDLNSEAHYKSTGPEIWNQTNGHITHLVACSGTGGTISGTAKYLKEQNPNIRVIGVDAYGSVLKKYHETGELDTKEIYPYRIEGLGKNLIPTATNFKVIDEFIKVTDEESAHTAREISRTEGLFVGYTSGAVMQAVRQLEEMGEFNEDSNVVVIFPDHGSRYMSKIYSDQWMADQGFFDSKNVEEPQKIEFVK, encoded by the coding sequence ATGGAACATAAGATAAACGCTTATAACAACCTCCTAGAACTTGTAGGAAACACCCCATTAATCAAACTAAATAAAATAGCTGCCAACTTAGAAGGTAATTTTTACGCTAAGGTGGAAGGTTTTAATCCAGGACATTCTTCGAAAGATCGTATTGCCCTTTATATTATTGAAGAGGCGGAGCGAAGGGGAATTTTAAAGAAGGGGAGTACCATTATAGAAACCACTTCGGGGAATACGGGTTTTAGCATTGCCATGATCAGTATCATTAAAGGTTACGAATGCATCTTGGCGGTAAGTTCAAAATCTTCCAAGGATAAAATAGACATGCTGAGGTCTATGGGGGCAAAAGTATATGTATGCCCTGCACACGTTAGCGCAGATGATCCAAGGTCCTATTATGAAGTAGCCAAAAGATTGCACGAGGAAACCGAGGGATCTATATATATCAATCAATATTTCAATGATTTAAATTCCGAGGCCCATTACAAAAGTACGGGACCGGAAATTTGGAATCAGACCAACGGACATATTACTCATTTAGTAGCCTGTAGTGGCACGGGAGGTACTATTTCCGGTACCGCTAAGTATCTGAAGGAACAAAATCCGAATATACGTGTTATAGGAGTGGATGCATATGGTTCCGTTCTTAAGAAATACCATGAAACCGGTGAATTGGATACCAAGGAAATTTATCCGTACCGTATTGAAGGTTTGGGTAAAAACTTGATACCTACGGCCACCAACTTCAAGGTAATTGACGAATTTATTAAGGTTACCGATGAAGAAAGTGCCCATACCGCTAGGGAGATATCCAGAACAGAAGGCCTTTTTGTGGGATACACAAGTGGCGCGGTAATGCAGGCCGTAAGGCAACTGGAGGAAATGGGCGAGTTTAATGAAGATAGCAATGTAGTGGTTATTTTTCCAGACCATGGTTCCAGATATATGAGTAAAATATACAGTGACCAGTGGATGGCCGACCAGGGATTCTTTGATAGTAAGAATGTTGAAGAACCACAAAAAATAGAATTTGTAAAGTAA
- a CDS encoding S9 family peptidase has product MQRELKTPSAKKIEKQLIKHNDVRIDDYYWLNERENPEVIAFLEQENAYYEAMTAHTKELKDSLFTEMKSRIKEDDSSVPYKFNGYWYATRYEVGKEYPIFTRRFEKEDGEEEIMFNCNHMAEGLDYFNLGGLSISPNNELAAFGVDTVSRRQYTLQIKNLHTQEIYGDKIENTTGSAVWANDNKTLFYTKKDPVTLRSNNIYRHILGTSPEEDELVFHEDDETFTTFVYKTKSKEFIVIGSSSTLTTEFRILRADDPNGKFHVFSKRVRGMEYSLTHYEDNFYILTNMEGATNFKLMTTPEDKTESENWVDFIPHREEVLLEDIEMFNEYYVLSERENGLNKLKIVRWDTGESYYLPFDNETYTAYVGTNPDFDTEILRYGYNSMTTPSSIIDFNMRTREKEIKKEQEVLGGKFHKENYISERIWAPARDGKKVPISLVYHKNTKLDGSSPLLQYAYGSYGHTIDPYFSTVRLSLLDRGFVYAIAHVRGGEYLGRKWYEEGRLLNKMNTFTDFIDCSKFLIEKKFTSPEHLYASGGSAGGLLMGAIVNLCPEIYHGVIAAVPFVDVLTTMLDDTIPLTTGEYDEWGNPNEKEYYDYMKSYSPYDNVTRQLQPNMLVITGFHDSQVQYFEPAKWVAKLREYKMDNNLLLFNINMDAGHGGASGRFESLKEVAKEYAFLLDLEHKIR; this is encoded by the coding sequence CTATTGGCTGAACGAAAGGGAAAATCCGGAAGTCATTGCTTTTTTGGAACAGGAAAATGCATACTATGAGGCAATGACGGCCCATACCAAGGAGCTTAAGGATAGCTTGTTCACAGAGATGAAGTCCAGGATAAAGGAAGATGATTCTTCCGTGCCCTATAAGTTTAATGGCTACTGGTATGCTACCAGATATGAGGTAGGAAAGGAGTACCCCATTTTTACAAGACGTTTTGAAAAAGAGGATGGCGAAGAGGAAATAATGTTCAACTGCAACCATATGGCAGAGGGTTTGGATTATTTTAACCTGGGAGGCCTGTCCATTAGCCCCAATAATGAATTGGCGGCCTTTGGGGTGGATACTGTTTCCCGCAGGCAATACACCCTACAAATAAAAAATTTGCACACTCAGGAGATTTATGGGGATAAAATAGAGAACACTACCGGCAGCGCGGTATGGGCCAATGACAATAAGACCCTGTTCTATACCAAGAAAGATCCTGTTACCCTAAGGTCCAATAATATTTACAGGCATATATTGGGAACATCTCCCGAGGAAGATGAACTGGTTTTTCACGAGGATGACGAAACCTTTACCACCTTTGTTTACAAAACCAAATCCAAAGAATTTATAGTTATTGGGTCTTCCAGTACATTGACTACTGAATTTCGAATTCTAAGGGCGGATGACCCTAATGGAAAGTTTCATGTGTTTTCCAAAAGAGTTAGGGGCATGGAGTATTCCCTAACCCATTACGAAGACAATTTTTACATCCTAACCAATATGGAAGGGGCAACCAATTTTAAATTGATGACGACCCCCGAAGATAAAACCGAATCTGAAAATTGGGTAGACTTTATTCCGCACAGGGAAGAAGTTTTACTTGAGGATATTGAAATGTTTAATGAGTACTATGTTTTGTCCGAACGCGAGAATGGTTTGAACAAGTTGAAGATTGTGCGATGGGATACCGGTGAAAGCTATTATTTGCCCTTTGACAATGAGACCTATACCGCCTATGTGGGTACCAATCCGGATTTTGATACCGAAATTCTAAGATATGGATATAATTCCATGACAACACCCAGCTCTATTATAGATTTCAATATGAGGACAAGGGAAAAGGAAATAAAAAAGGAACAAGAGGTCTTGGGAGGGAAATTCCATAAGGAAAATTATATTTCCGAGCGAATTTGGGCACCTGCAAGGGATGGTAAAAAAGTTCCTATTTCCTTGGTCTATCACAAAAACACTAAGTTGGACGGCAGCAGTCCGTTATTGCAATATGCCTATGGGTCTTATGGGCACACTATAGACCCCTATTTTTCCACTGTAAGGTTAAGCCTTTTGGACAGAGGTTTTGTTTATGCCATAGCCCATGTTAGGGGCGGGGAATACCTTGGCCGTAAATGGTATGAGGAAGGAAGATTGCTGAATAAGATGAATACGTTTACCGATTTTATTGATTGCTCCAAATTTCTGATTGAAAAAAAGTTTACTAGTCCCGAACATCTCTATGCATCCGGAGGCTCGGCAGGCGGACTTTTAATGGGGGCCATAGTAAATCTATGCCCGGAAATTTATCACGGGGTAATTGCAGCTGTTCCTTTTGTAGATGTACTTACGACCATGTTGGATGATACCATTCCACTGACTACCGGAGAATATGATGAATGGGGCAATCCAAACGAAAAGGAATACTATGACTACATGAAATCGTATTCGCCATATGACAATGTAACGCGACAATTGCAGCCAAATATGCTGGTTATTACTGGTTTTCACGATTCCCAAGTACAATATTTTGAACCTGCCAAATGGGTTGCTAAACTTAGGGAGTACAAAATGGACAATAATTTATTGTTGTTCAATATTAATATGGATGCAGGTCATGGCGGTGCTTCAGGCCGATTTGAATCCTTAAAGGAGGTGGCTAAAGAATATGCATTTTTGTTAGATTTAGAGCATAAAATTCGATAA